Part of the Desulfatiglans sp. genome is shown below.
ACTTCAGAAAATAAGCGCCAATTATCTCCCCGGAACCTTATCAAACAGGAAGAGACATCACCAAGGTTCCAGGTTTTCTGCTGATTTGCAATCTGTTCCTCCAGCGGGAAGTACAGTAAGGATTGCCTTTCACAAAACCCCGTTTATTACAGGCAGGACATTTATATGTGATGAAAACAGGGCAATATAAAAATAGGCTTTCCATCTCTTTTTTAGGAATGATAACAGGAGAAAAATATGAATCTTAAAATATTCCGGGTCTCTGTCGCTATCTTGCTGTTGACTGCGGGATTAGCCTGCCCCCATGTATCAATGGCGCAGGATATTGATCCCAGTGTTATAGGAAATAGAGGAGAGTTTACTCGGCCAGGTGTTACGGAGTTAACCGATGTGATCACGGTTCAACTTACCATGTCCGAAGCCATTGGATTGGCCCTCGCTAAAAACCCCTTGCTCTCTGCTTTTTTTAAAGAGATAGGGGCAAGAGAGGGCGCCCTGCAACAGACCGGTCTCTTTCCGAACCCTGAGCTGGTATTTGAATTGGAGAATTTTGGGGGAAGTGATGTTTTCCGGGAGTTTGACGGTGTTGAAACCACTGTTTCTGTTTCGCAACTGGTTGAACTGGGGGGCAAGCGGAAAAACCGGCAACTGCTCTCCAGCATTGATAAAACTCTGGCTGAATGGGATTACCAGAGTAAAAAGCTTGATGTTCTCTCAGCCACGGCAAAGGCATTTATGGAGGTGCTGATTGCCCAGAAGCATGTTATCCTGAATAATGAACTGCTTAAGCTCGCTCAGCATACAGCTGATGTGGTCAGCGAAAAAGTTGACGCAGGTAAAGTCTCTCCTGTTGAAAAATCACGCGCAAATATTGAGCTTGCAGTCGTACGGACTGAGGCTGAAAAAACAGTGCGGGATCTGGAGTCAAAAAGGCGGCGTCTGGCCGGATACTGGGGTTCTGAAAGGGCTGGATTTTTAAGGGTAGAGGGCCAATTGGATAACATTACTGAACTGCCGCCCGAATCTTCGTTCAGGGCTGTT
Proteins encoded:
- a CDS encoding TolC family protein; amino-acid sequence: MNLKIFRVSVAILLLTAGLACPHVSMAQDIDPSVIGNRGEFTRPGVTELTDVITVQLTMSEAIGLALAKNPLLSAFFKEIGAREGALQQTGLFPNPELVFELENFGGSDVFREFDGVETTVSVSQLVELGGKRKNRQLLSSIDKTLAEWDYQSKKLDVLSATAKAFMEVLIAQKHVILNNELLKLAQHTADVVSEKVDAGKVSPVEKSRANIELAVVRTEAEKTVRDLESKRRRLAGYWGSERAGFLRVEGQLDNITELPPESSFRAVLDNNPDLARWSAEIKRSEASLSLAYSEAVPDFSLSFGVRNFQETDSNAFLVGISIPIPLFNRNQGGIIEAQALAEKARLEQQATRITLMTDLSDAWQSLSAAYTEVISLRDEILPNALRTFESTELGYREGKFDLLQMLDAQRTLFTVKRQHLLALGNYLSANIDIERITGIRMHDFASKNIKGSE